AAATGCAAGGGTACTCATTGAAACATTGTTtataactgctttaaaatttGACAAAAACAGAATATCCATGAAAAAGGGAATAATTGACTAAATGGTATaatatagaataattttaaaagtatgatgtggggacttccctggtggtccagtggttaagactctgcacttccactgcagggggtacgggttcgatccctggtcggggaactaagattcccacatgccctGAAATGgccccaaaaataataataataaagatagtaAAAGTAAACAGCTTGTCACCTCTTTCTAGAGAAGTCCCATAATTCTTGAAGAACCTGCCCAGACCTTATTTCTACCTTAAGACTGTCCTAGATTGCCCCAGGCTAAATACACCCCTACATGTTATTTTCTACTCTTTTACTTCTACTGCTATTTCTATCATTATAGTCTGAATTGTATTacaggtgttttttgttgttgttgtatggGTACATATTCTCACCAGACTGTGAATCTCTAGAGATTAGAACATAGTTTAATTCATCTGATTTTTGCATGACACACTTCCCTGACACATATTAAGCATATAAGAGATGTTACTTGAAATTCATTACATGGGGTTGTGCACGTCATTCCCCCCAGTTACTCCCCACCCCTATTCTCACATACCATAGGATCATTTTTGTGCATTTCCAAAACAAAACGAATCCAAAAACCTATAAAGTGGGAAGCTGATGTACAAAAGTACTCTCTCTCTAAGCATACTCTGTGTCCTGCAGAAAATTTTTGAGAACCACGCTCTCCCACTTCTGTTTTTCGTACTTTTCTTAtatgaaacatttagaaatgACTCACTTTGAAACTCTTCCTGTGGAGTCAGATAGTTGTCAAAAGTGTTGGGTTTCATTTATCATCAGAAacgaagagagagaggaaagaggaggtgcTCAGCAAATTTCCTAAACATTCTTGACTGTGGTCAAGACGGGACTCGTGGAGACCTCCAGATCCATGCTGAAGTCTTCAGCTACTATCTCGGGTTTTTGGTAAGGAAACCTAGATCCACCTGAGGGCTTGTGCCCAGCTTGTTTTGCTCGTTATTGATAATGGTTTGAGggtcattattttctatttccgcTTATTCCTTCcccaacttttatttcttttgctttatttccatgtccacctttttctttttctaaatattccacattctatttatctttgttcttaatattttcattctcGAACTAATATTGAATTTTTACATCATTTTTCCCTCTCTTAAACTGGCTGTTTCTCCTTCTCACCTTTGATTCCAGCTTTCTCCAATAgttttgttttccaaatcattgattgcctatttttttttttttaataaatttcttttatttatttatttttggctgcattgggtctttgttgctgtgcatgggctttctctagttgcagcgagcaggggctactcttcactgcagtgtgcaggcttctcttgctgcagagcacaggctctaggcacgtgggcttcaggtgggctcagtagttgtggctcgcaggctctagagcgcatgctcattagttgtggcgcacgagctttgTTGCTCCActgcatatgggatcttcccagaccagggctcaaacccgtgtcccctgcattggcaggcggattcttaaccactgcacaaccagggaagcccctgcctattctttcttaatatatatatattttttcctcattccatttctcttatttatttattttgctcattcCTTATTGCTACTGATTCTGTCATCGTATCATTAGTTCTGATTCTggaatctatttttctttccctatcATAGTTGAATTTTGGTTTCAGgattttacttatctttttaatTACTGGTTGGCCAATTCAGtattgaaaactaaaaaaaaaaaaaaatgtagaggtaCTTTTCAGCCAAAACACttgtcaaaatataaaatgttatcttGCCCAGAAAGATTTTTAAGATTCTGATtcatatatgctttcatttcaaGACAGATactatgtaatatttaaaatatagctcACGCCAGATGACTCAATTTCTTTGTATTGGGATTTTGCTCTTTTCAATCTTTATCACTTccttattattctttattattgtgCAGCTCTTGGTGCCTTTCCCTTTGTTAGCAATACCAAAGGCTTTTCAGTTATGTGATTATTTGTAGTAAAAAGGGTATTGGCCTGACAGTCATTGGACCTAGGATTTGACAACCCTCCTAGTTGTGAATACGTAAAAGTGCCCTAATTTGCTGAGTTTCAGTGTCCAAAACTACAAGATAAAAATAGAGACAAGAAGAGATGATTGCTAGCTTTCCTTTCAGTCCTAGAATTCTATGACTCTATCGGTCTCTCAATATTTTATGGGTCtatgtgtgaatatgtgtgtagGATCAGGGATAGATGCCACATACAACAGCAAAGGAAGTGACCCTGACAGGACTTGAATATTGGAATAAGCAAGGTTACCGAAAGGAGAATGAGAATCACTTCttcttttttagtattttgttgtCTTAGTTATTTTAACTTCTGCTAATCCCTATGGCAGCTTGTAGTTAACTCAGCAGAACAGCTTCAAGTCACACAAGTATTTTGGACTTCTACAAAAGGAAACGTAAAATGCTGTTATAGCCAGTAAGAATTAggaactggaaaacaaaaaaggaagttaGAAGAGACAGCATCCTTACTGGATTAAATGGATAAGAATAAGAATTTTTCAtttagttgaaaaagaaaaaaagttaaccCCCAAAATGAGCATCTATCCATTCAAGTAATCTTTAATTGTGCTAAATTCTGTGGAACGAGCATTTAGGGACAAGATTCTTTTTTACCATTATGAAACTTAAGGCCAGAATGATAGATAAGACAGCCACAAAAAGAATTATAATACAAGATGAAATGCATCATTGCACAGAGAATATGAAAAGAAGTTcaaccccccacacacacacccaaaaataGGAGgctgaagaaataaattatgaCTGGGATTATAAGAGAAGTTTCAAGGAAGATATATTTGAGCTTGATCTTAAAGAATGGCTAGGATTTCAACAGATAGAGATTAAGAATGGAGGAAAGAGGAGGTTAAGGTGGAGGATATAATTCCATACAGAAGTAAACAGCACTAACCAAGGAATAGAAAATGGTATTGACTTGGAATAGTGAGTTGTTCAGGAAAGCTATAAAGTAGGGTATGTTTATGGGAATGTTGAAAATCAGGGAATGGTAATGTCACAGAGGCCAAGAGAAGAAAGTGTTAAGAAGCCAGTGTATCAAATGACATGGATATTGTGGAggataaagacagagaaaaagatgCTTGGGTTTGTTATCTAGAGTTAGTTTTAGCAGCATGATGGGGCAGAAGACCAATTACAAAGGGTTGTGAAGTGAGTGGTGAGAACAACAGACCCCAAAACAAGCCAGTATccttgaaaaagagaaacaatgctACATTAAGAGACTTAAAAAACATCCTGATGCAGTGTGATCCTAGACTAGACTGGATATAATTGTTGACAAATCAGGTATAAAGGATTATTTTGGGGACAGttggaaaaaatggataaagtCTGAGTATTCCTTAAGGTACAATGTTACTGTATAATGCGGAAACTGCTAACtgataaaagagataaaagaaagcaGTTTATATAAAACACTATGCAtttacacccatgttcatagcagcattatccacaatagctacaatgtggaagcaactcaaatatccatcgacagatgaatggataaacgaaatgtggtacatccatacagtggaatattattcagtcttacaaaggaagaaaattctgacaaacactacaacatggatgaaacttgagggcattttgccaagtgaaataagccagttacaaaaagacaaatgctgtaggATTACATTTAGATGAGGTATCTAGAGGAGTCAAATGCATAGAAACTGAAAGTAAGATGGTGATTGCCAGGAGCTGCGGGGAAAGGGAAGTGAGGAGTTGTTTTctaataggtatagagtttcgGGTTcacaagatgagaaagttctaaAAATTGGCTGCACGATAATGTAAATATAcctaacactactgaactgtacacttaaaaatagtttagaTGGTAagttttgttatatgtatttcaccacaattaaaataattttaaaccaaTATGCACAGTATAAtctaattttgttaaattttgcttaacaaaaaatatacatacatatagtatacatgtatgtatgtgaaaAAAGATCCAGAAGGATGTAAATTAAGATACTAAAATAGTAATCCCTGACTAGTAGtatatgacatttttattttcttatttttgcttgcTTATGTTTTCCAAGTTTCttcatgaatgatttctttttttgttttgttttgttttgttttgttggtcaTGCCAggtggcttgcaagatcttagttccccgaccagggatggaacctgcgcctcttgcagtggaagcgtggagtcgtAACCCcttgaccgccagggaattccctatctcCATGAATGATTTCTGTTTCTGCAATAATCAAGCTATTTTTCTCAAGTTATactcataaaaaacaaataagaaagaaatgatgagTGGTAAGGAAATCAACGCAAAGAGGGAAAACAACTCTTGATAAATTtgacagcaaaaggaaaaaatgagggTGTTTCTAAAAGACAtaatggagggaattccctgatggtccaggggttaggattctgagctttcactgccgagggcctgggtttgaccccTAGTTggagaactaggatcccacaggtGGTGcagggcacggccaaaaaagaaaaattttttttaaattttaatgaagtatagttgatttaccatgttgtgttcatttctactgTACGGCAAAATGACtcagctataaatatatatatatatatatatattcttttccattatggtttatcacagatattgaatatagttccctgtgctctacagtaggaccttgttgtttatccatcctatatatactagtttgcatctgctaatcccaaactcccaatactcccctcccccaccaccccctttGGCAAccccaagtctgttctctatgtcaatACAGTAGATTTTAAATTGTCTTTCAGGGAATGTTTTTGTGTAATCCAATGTGAAGTcggaaaataaaactaaaacagtGTGAGGGTCTTTGTGACTCTACATCTTTATGTGGGGAGGTTAGAATTCtaagaatatgcatttttttaaagatagttttaacatttttgtttatatttttataaaagtttagCAATGGAGTCTTTCTCTGCTGAGACCAATTCAACTGACCTACCATCACAGCCCTGGGATGAACCCCAAGTAGTTCTCTCCATGGTCATTCTCTGTTTCACTTTCCTACTGGGATTGCCAGGCAACGGGCTGGTGCTGTGGGTGGCTGGCCTAAAGATGCAACGAAGTGTGAGCACAGTTTGGTTTCTGCATCTCACCTTGGCTGACTTTCTCTGctgcctctccctgcccttctccctgGTTCACTTGGCTCTCCAAGGACACTGGCCCTACGGCTGGTTCCTATGCAAGCTCATCCCCTCCATCATTGTCCTCAACATGTTTGCCAGCGTCTTCCTGCTGACCGCCATTAGCCTGGACCGCTGTCTTTTGGTACTCAAGCCAATCTGGTGCCAGAATCATCGCAACGTGGGGACAGCCTTCACTATCTGTGGATGTATCTGGGTGGTGGCTTTTGTAATGTGCATACCTGTGTTCATATACCGCGAAACGTTCACTATAGACAACCATAGTATGTGTGGCTACAATTTTGGTCTCTACAGATCATTAGATTATTCAGACTTCAACTTTGATCTACTGGAAAACGGGTCTCTTGACAACTCCATTGTTGAGCTGCCTGAAGAAATGGATGATAGGTTCGATTCTTTCTCTCAGCAAACAAATGATTGTCCCTGGGCAGCCACCGCTGGCCTCTGTTCTCAAATATTTCAAAGAACTTCTGGACATTCACTCCCTATGGATTCAGCTAGATTGTCTGTTCAACATCCATATTATAAGGTATTTAAACCAGCTGATGAGGTCTCAGCTACAATCCCCAGTGATTTTCCCATTGAAGATCACAGAACTAACCCACTGGAGAACTCTGATGCTTTTCTTCCTGCTGATTTAGAGCTTTTCTCTAGTGCCTCCGGCAACTCCTCATACACGTGGGAGCTATTGGAAGATTTCCAGGATGATGATTCAGGCCAATTTGCATATGGCCATCAAGTGCCAACACCCCAGGTAGCAATAACCATCACTAGGCTCGTGCTGGGTTTCCTGTTGCCCTTTATCCTCATGGTGGCCTGTTACAGCCTCATTATCTTCCGAATGCGTCGGAGACGCTTCACCAAGTCTCGGAGCAAAACCTTGAGAGTGGCTATGGTGGTGGTGGCTGTCTTCCTTGTCTGCTGGGCTCCGTACCACATTGTTGGAGCCCTCTTACTGTTTATTGACCCAGAAACTCCCTTTGGGGAAGCTCTGTTGTCCTGGGACCATGTGTCTCTTGCTTTAGCATCTGCCAATAGTTGCTTCAATCCCTTCCTCTATGCCCTTCTGGGGAAAGATTTTAGGAAAAAAGCAAGACAGTCCATGCAGGGAATTCTGGAGGCAGCTTTCAGTGAGGACTTGACACACTCTACCAGCTGCCCCCCAAACAAAGTCTCTTTGGAAAAAAACAGTATCAGTACAGTTGTGTGAAAATATGGAGCAGTTGACCCAAGCAGAGGTCCTTAGGCATTCACCCAGTGCATCATATTTCTAAAAAGACGACAGAGATGGGGAGCAGGGGATTTCAGAAACTGTCAAAGAATCAATCCAGAGGGtcttaaagtgtggtcccagACTAGTGGCATCGGTATCACCTGGTtgatagaaatacaaattctccaGCCCCACCAGAGATTTGCTGAATcagtctctgggggtggggctcagtGTTTTCACAAGCTCCCTTGTTTCGGATGAATGCTAAATTTGGGAAGCATTGTAAAAATTAGTCTATTTCTATCGCAAACAAAGCCACGTGAAATAAATGCGAAGGCAGTctcctttaaaatgtttccatcattaaatttctttctaatttccttcCAGATTCAAGTTAAAACCATTTCTTCTAGTCCTACCTGAGTGAAAGGTGATCATTTATTCTGTGGCTTTGTTGTGGTGACGGTGGTGGTgatagttttaaatgaaaaaaaaaaaaggtgcaaaaAGAAAGCCTATAAAAACAAGGAGTTATGAGTCTGAGTCTGGAGCAGAGTACAATGCCAGATGCCTGCAACTTGGAATACTCCTGGATACAGGACGTAGGAATTCTGAGTTTCCATTATTACAACTAAGTAAGCATCTCTTGTGTAAAGACAGACTACTTAGGGATCTAAAGACTTTCTCATGAAACAGTATGTAAGCCGCAGTTTGGGGagttctctcttccctctgtttGCTCTATCTGCCTATTGATAGAATCATCTatctttcattcctttccttAAGCTCCTTAATTCCCTTATTCCTCCTCTGCCTCTAAATCTTCTTCCAGACTTTATGCCTCTAATAACCAATAGTTTCATAAGATGCAAATTACTCCCCTCCTCTAGCTCCACATTAGTACTTTCcaagaaactcatttcaaatgaaaggagaaagacGGTGGAGGATAGGGCAACTATTCTTGAATTCACTGCAATATAACAGAGTACCCTCTGGGCACGTTATccaactttaaaagaaatcatgACTGTAGGTGTGTATCTTTCATGCCAAAATTACCAGATATATCTtcgggttttttaaaattaatctttatcTTTACCAAAGTAATGCATGCACATAACTTAAAGAGAACCTAAGGCTTATAATGAAATCTAACAGGTTTCCTGCCCCACTCTGCCCAGCCCCTCCTTCCGCCCACTCCCACTTCCCAGGGATAACCTTTGAAATGATTTTAGATGTTTCCTCTGATATTCACCATGATATTTCTAAGTCATGACCTTATGCTGCTAGTTTCTGTAGACGTGATAAAATGACTTCTTGTTTTGAAAGATGACGAATTTTATCCAAACacattcatattttttgtttattcagcATCCCAATATTCATTACCCATCATCCTTTAATTTGTTCATGATCAcacattttcttctactttgttgACCCATTCCAAccccccttctctttttctttcacttgtttCAGAAAACATTATTAAACCCCCATcaccttctcatttttctctgtatataaagTTTTATGTGTTAAACCTCTAAATTTTCAGGTTTTGTTTGTACTACAACATAGCCTCATCTGCGTACAGTGATTtaatctgaaaaatagaaaatgagatgTCTTAGACTTTACAAGGCACTATCCTTTGTTCAGTGGTTGAGGGGAGGGTCTGGACTACAAATAAGTTATAAAGTACTATGTGGAAAAATTTCAAATCACTAGGAATGCTTTCAGTTGTGCAGTAATGATATCTGACATGATGTGAGATTTGCCATGCTACCTTCCAATTTAATCTGATCATATATTTGATGTGAATAAATGCTTTCTTTCTGAATGGTTCCTTGCAAGGCTGAGAAATTCATGGATCCTTTTAATTGTTTGACCCTCAGAATATATCATAATCTCTAAACATACGGCAAATATAAATCTCATAGTGGGTAGCTGTAGGCTTGCTATAATGATGATTAGCTGGGCTTCTGGAAATCCCAACATTTCTCACGGGACCCTGGGTATAAGTCCCTAACTTCTAGGGTTACTGTATAGGATACCAGGGTGAATGATTCTGGCATAGTTATAAAGATTCAATAGTTCAATAGTTGACATTTCTGGACTCCTTTTGAGAGTTCTATTTACCCTGGAAATGTATTCTGAAGAAATCCCTACAATGGAATTCCCTCATTTCCAATGAAAAACTCTGGCGAGTACCTGTAAGTGTTCCCTGGAAGTCCCAGAGGGGGACCCAAGTCCTCCTCAAATTGTAGTatgtttaatctttaaaatatcccAGAATGCAAGCAAGATGTCTTAGTCCACACATCAAGCTGCAAGGGGGGACTGCCTCTCCCAACAATATTTCGCTATATTTAAtagcatttgaaaaaaagaatgttaaaggcatgcttttaattcttttttcccatCTATCTTACAAAAAATGTCAGGGTCAACTAATCAAACCCAGTGAGGGGTGGTGAGGAGGGGCAGTAGAAGACAAATGCTTTCACGTTTCTCTTTTCCTACCCTGGCAAAAACAAATTTGAGACCAGCACCAGGAAGATAAAAccataaacattcttttttttttttattaagaaagcATGCAAACAACAACAACTTGTGAGACCATACACCCCCCGCCGCAGCCTGCACCAATGCAAAGCATTATGGGTGGTATGAAGGACTCACCAAACCAGAAACATGGGGGTTGAAGAGAGAAGGGCAGGGATGGGTGGATCAATACCAAAGAATTGCTCCTTCCGTCCCTCTCCTCCACTTTCTCCCTTACTTCCTCTTTTAGGCAGTGAGCTCCTGCAGTTTTGCACACATCACCCAAgacaacaacaatgacaaaactTTCACAGCCAGCAACGCTGGACCAACAAGACAAAGTAGGATTCTTTCCATTtcatggaggggaggggaaaccGAGGTCCAAAGAGGGTCAGGTTTGTCCTGTGCCATTTAGCAAGGCTGGGTTTAGTGGAGAGGAGCTAAAATCCCAGAAGGCCTGACGGCCAATCTCCAGCCCTAGCCCCAGACTTCAGTTACTCTGGCTGCCTGCCAGAGTTCTTAATGACCCTCGTTTTTGACCCTTCTTAATGACCCAGAAGACACAGATGAAATATAAACAAGAGACATTTACATGTCTGATTTAGTCTACCCTTGCAAATCCTGTATGGATCTGGGTAGAAAAGGGGTTTAGAAAAGAGTGATGATTTGTCAAGGGGGAATCTTAGGGAGAACAGATGGGACGTTGTATGTAGGAGGCACCTTGATTGGAAGGATAAGGAAGACACGCCTCAGATAAGGACACTGGGCCAAGGCGTGTCACCACCCTCAAGAGAAATTCTCCTTTCCCCAAGAGGAAATCTTACGGCATACTTCAACCCCACTGACTGCCCTCCGACACCATGGGGGATTCACACCACTCACACCCCTACTTCTTACAAAGaacttcaaagaaataaagtGCTGTTTAGTTAACTGCCCTTTCTTGCCCCCTGACTTCAGCCTCACTGGACGTCTTCAACAAACTCTCATATAGAATCCCttacaaagaaaggaaggggCGGATGAGGGGGGAAAGCAGGAGAGCAGAAAGCATgggtaaataaaagaatatgaacaCAAAGCAGAAATCACAGAGAGAGTGGCCTTGTCCATTCCGTACATTTTGTCCTGCAGCTTTGAGAAAGTGAACATTCAGCAAAATAAAAACGGAAGTAAAATTGTTCTTCCCTCTCATGACTAAAATTCAACGATTAATATCAAATATACACTAAGTACTTTGCAGCAATAAATCATGGCCACTCCTTGTTAAAGGAGGTAAGTTATCCCTGTACCTATCTCTGGGGGGTCTCCCTTGGCCCTCATGGAGCTCTTTGCTTTAGGTTATTTATTCCCCTCTACCAATTTCCCTTCACCCCTCAAAAGGCTGATTGCAAAAGCTTCAGCCCCAATGATCTGGATTCCAAGAGAAGCATTTGCCTACATAGTTAAATAACTGAAATATTCTCCACCCATGTCTATGccagctcccctctcctccccgcaCCCTCCTGCCACCAGTACTGTAGGTTTGGTTCTGCTATGGTGGGTGGGAAAGAGATTCCCGTCTTGCCCTAGGACATGGTGAGACTACAAGGAATAATGGGTTACTCTCCTTTCTTGAGAATGCCagaaaatgagggaagaaaataCCATAGGTGGAAGAGGTGAGCAGACAACTAAAGGAGGACaaaataatatttgctgaatgagatAAGGGGGTGAAAGGATAATtggtaaatgcaaataaaagccaCAGTTAATTTCCAgagaaaatgatgtttaaaagTCAAAATGGTTCAATTGAAACCATCTCCAAAAAGCTGAACCTATGCTGAAGAGTTGTCCTCATTTCCACCAGAGAAGCAGAGTTCTGGCTAAGCCCGACTCTATCTCCTACAGAGAACAGGCCAGGAATAAGCCAATGACAGTTTATCTGACAGAGTAGCATAGACGCAATTTCTGACTGTTTTATATTCCATCACCCCTCTACGATATTCTACTCGACCCAACCCAGACCTCTTATTCCACTAGGGTTTTACTGCCACCACCATCACTCTTGTCCTTGATGGGGAATGAGATTCAGCAGAAGTAGGACTGGAGAAATAAAGGGACAAGGAAGAGTTCAGAGGACAAAATTAGCACCATTGAGTAAAACCTGCAAATTCATGGCTGCCAAGCAGTGTTTTAGATCCCTTCTACTTGATAACGTGGCTTCTCCAGTCCTGGATAGAACGGATATCCACAGAAAACAATGTGGGGCTGAAAGGTGGGACTAGCGCTGACTTTCCCAACACGAAAGGGAAATCAAAATTTGAGACCTTTCTCTGCGGCTCTCATGGCCTCACCTTCCAGCCAGATGATTTTAAATTAGCAAGAGGTGGACGTGGTCCATGGTGGAGGGACAGGAGACTGGAGACAGCATataaccaataataataataataatataataagaataataataaaagaattaggagaaaaacaagaaggaagaggaagaatgagGCAGAAAAGAGGGGGTTATCTTCGGCAGCatcttgcggtggcttctctggcagagaaagaaaaaaaaaaaaaaaaagaggatatatatctatatacaggCAAGGGCGGAAGGGATGGGCTGGGGCTGTGCTTTCCCCACTGCCAGACTTCACCACCCAGCCCTGGGCTGATGGCCAGGCGCTCAGATGCACTAGGTAATCAAGTCCCAGTCGAAATCATCGGGGATCTCCTCACTGGCCCCAGGAGGTGGAACTGGCGGCCGAGGGACCATGTGGTGTGctgtggggaagagagaaggagattaaaaggagaggggatgggaagCCGTTCTATCCATCTTGATGGACGGTGGTCAACCCCAAACACCACCATGGGGAGGGTCTGGGGAAACTATTATCCTGATCAGCCCAGGGTTATTTTTGTTTCCAGACACCACTTCAGTGAGATCTCAGGAAAGACTCAGAGTAAACTAGGCCACATGGCAATGTCACagtatgcagccattaaaaattatactcatggggacttccctggcggtccagtggttaggactctgcgctttcactgccaagggcccaggtgtgatccctggtcggggaactaagatcccgcaagccacgatgggtggccaaaaaacaacaaaaaaattatacttatGAAGACTATGTAATAATGACAAAAAAACATACAGAATATACTATTACGTGAAATAGCAATACAGAAATTTGTATATAAATCACACGGAGAAGGAATACATGCACAAAGAGCTGAACATCTCCTCCAAAATCGAAAACACTGTGGTTAGGCAGCATGATAACAgtgatttttctcaagtgcatttAAAGGTGAAGGATCTGTTCGTTTTGTAGTATTTATGGCAATTTAGGGTCTCCCCACCTACTCTCACCATCAGAGGTAGTTCCATCCCAGAACCCTGATACTAGAGGTCAGGAAGACAAGAAAGCAGACATGGGCACAAAGCAGGTACATTCGCATAACATGTTCATGTCATTTGTCTGAGTGTATCTCCCACCTAGATTCCGAAGCTAGGCATAAATGTTCTACACGTCTATCTTTTGTTTATAGCCATGCTTCTACTTCCTTTCATCACTGCCGGCACGAGCTCATTTTAAAGTAAGTTGGTCTTCTTTAGTCTCCCATGACATACACCTCCCTAGCAGGTGGACCACCCTCCAGCCTTGAGAATCAGGAAGGCTCACCCCCTCCCAGCAGGTGCAGGCAAAAGAGCCAAGAATGCAGACTCGGAGCCATAGGAAAGCCAAACGACTCGCTGGCGGTGAAACAAGCTTCCTGGCTCTTACCTGGGCGATTGTATCCTGCTGAGTCCTGGGTGGCAAGTGGGTACATTGGTGATGGACCCGGGTAGAGGTGGGGGGCTTGAGGGTGCACGTAAGAGTTCACTGCCAAAGCAAGACAAGAGTTAAGTGAGTGGGACCATCGTATTCAAGGAAGCAGAGTCAgatagagagggagaaaaaaatactcttgCTCCCCTtcatctcttctcccttccctgctctgtTCTGTAGCTCCTGTGGGCATCAAGGCTTTCTGCAGAAGCTATCAGTCCTCACCACTTAGGGCACAAAGGGACCCGATACCAGTGGAGTTCAATATCACAGCTATCAGAAGGATGACAAATATAGAACCGTGATCATCGACTCTTA
The genomic region above belongs to Balaenoptera musculus isolate JJ_BM4_2016_0621 chromosome 10, mBalMus1.pri.v3, whole genome shotgun sequence and contains:
- the C3AR1 gene encoding C3a anaphylatoxin chemotactic receptor isoform X1 — protein: MLKSSATISGFCLAMESFSAETNSTDLPSQPWDEPQVVLSMVILCFTFLLGLPGNGLVLWVAGLKMQRSVSTVWFLHLTLADFLCCLSLPFSLVHLALQGHWPYGWFLCKLIPSIIVLNMFASVFLLTAISLDRCLLVLKPIWCQNHRNVGTAFTICGCIWVVAFVMCIPVFIYRETFTIDNHSMCGYNFGLYRSLDYSDFNFDLLENGSLDNSIVELPEEMDDRFDSFSQQTNDCPWAATAGLCSQIFQRTSGHSLPMDSARLSVQHPYYKVFKPADEVSATIPSDFPIEDHRTNPLENSDAFLPADLELFSSASGNSSYTWELLEDFQDDDSGQFAYGHQVPTPQVAITITRLVLGFLLPFILMVACYSLIIFRMRRRRFTKSRSKTLRVAMVVVAVFLVCWAPYHIVGALLLFIDPETPFGEALLSWDHVSLALASANSCFNPFLYALLGKDFRKKARQSMQGILEAAFSEDLTHSTSCPPNKVSLEKNSISTVV
- the C3AR1 gene encoding C3a anaphylatoxin chemotactic receptor isoform X2 — translated: MESFSAETNSTDLPSQPWDEPQVVLSMVILCFTFLLGLPGNGLVLWVAGLKMQRSVSTVWFLHLTLADFLCCLSLPFSLVHLALQGHWPYGWFLCKLIPSIIVLNMFASVFLLTAISLDRCLLVLKPIWCQNHRNVGTAFTICGCIWVVAFVMCIPVFIYRETFTIDNHSMCGYNFGLYRSLDYSDFNFDLLENGSLDNSIVELPEEMDDRFDSFSQQTNDCPWAATAGLCSQIFQRTSGHSLPMDSARLSVQHPYYKVFKPADEVSATIPSDFPIEDHRTNPLENSDAFLPADLELFSSASGNSSYTWELLEDFQDDDSGQFAYGHQVPTPQVAITITRLVLGFLLPFILMVACYSLIIFRMRRRRFTKSRSKTLRVAMVVVAVFLVCWAPYHIVGALLLFIDPETPFGEALLSWDHVSLALASANSCFNPFLYALLGKDFRKKARQSMQGILEAAFSEDLTHSTSCPPNKVSLEKNSISTVV